From the genome of Poecilia reticulata strain Guanapo linkage group LG22, Guppy_female_1.0+MT, whole genome shotgun sequence:
aaatgtcaaatgtagTTATAACATGTAAATACATATGAATGTTGATTTTAGCAATTTTACATGCAATAATTGTGTTGAATTTCCAATATTTTTGAGTTCTATTTTTCTTGTGATTAAGTTGAAAAATTGAtgcaattttaatttattgaaatcatGTGATGCATTCTAAACATTTTGCTACTCTGAATACTAGGAAGAGTTCACAGTAGTTGGTGGATTCTCACTGATTTGACCCACATTTGTTAATTGGCTCCAGGTTACTCCAAGGCTCAgaaatttatgttttcagaaTACAGGtagaaaataagtaaatatattttcttgttgCAAACTTAAAGACTTCAGTAGGTTAGTGTTACAATAATGCAGGTGATAAAAAGGCAACAGTGGACGTGGATTACAAGCTCGATCCAGCTGGAATCTTCTCAGTCGGATATTTTTACTATTTGCTTGCCGATGTTTCCGCCTTTCATCATGGAGCAAAAAGCAACTGCAagaaaaagagggggaaaaaaatgctgaaactcCAATGAAAAGGTATgactgaatatatttttacttacaTACCTCCCATGTTTTCTATACCGTTCACCACCGTTTCCAACACCtgcaaagaggaaacaaaataacGTTGCGTGTCAACTGAGAAGGAGGGAGCGCATTCCGACGGAGACGTCGTCTTTCGTACCTTGATTTGAGCCGATTTTACTAACTGGCTGAGCTCAAAGAGGGCAGCTTCCGCTTTACTCATGTAGCTGAGCACCATGAATCTCTCCCGGGCGATGTTCCGACGTTGCAGGATTTCTTGCGTCTTGTCGCTCAGAGGTGGAGGATACGGCACATCCTTGTTGTACTGTGAGATCTGCCCGCAGAGTATCACGTGTCCTCCTTCGTTCATCTGCGGGCGAAGAGGCGGAAGGAGACGCGCTCGGTGAAGGCCGCGAGGCACGCCCGGCGCTAAAAGACGCACGCCTTACCTGCTCTATGATGGCGTCGCTGACGGCGCCTCCCACGTTGTCGAAGTAGACGTCGACGCCGGCGGGACAGGTCTCCTTGAGCCGTGCCGAGACATCGCCGCAGCGATAGTTGATGGCTGCGGAGAAGCCCAGGTCTTCCACCAAAGCTTTGCACTTCTCATCCGAACCGCAAATCCCAACCACCTTCGCACATCCATCCAGCCGGCCGATCTGGGAGATGTACAGTGGTTCCAAGAATGTGTAAAGCTTAGCGTTGCAACTGACGATTGTTTCAGTAataaattattctgacgattaatcgattaatctgattttttttttttttttcaatcgacacattctgcagattttttatttaacgaCTTGTACATTAGAAATACgttaaaagatgcaaatcaATTTCTTAAGAAAATTAGCATTGCTTAAGTCAACACCTGATCATTTGTACCAAACGATGAaacagcaggtaaaaaaaatatatttctaacaaCATGTGAAAGGACCCGCCCTTTCTGCTTTGTTTGACTTGTTGATTATGTTTCGGATTAACAGACTAATAACTGAATAGCAAAAGgtatttcattgtaattttctttctttaaagaatTAGTTcagagttaaacaaaaaaaaactgctgcttgTGGCATTTTTGATGGAACAGACATTTAAAGTATACATTTTTGTATACTTTATATTCACGTTTTGTCTTGATTACAGCTCTGAgtggattgtttttttcagcatatctgtatactccagttaacaattaattgattactaaattagttgacgattattacAGAAactgattaatcacgattaatcgtttcagccctatttTTACTTCCTACTCTGCTATGTGAACATCTCAAGTAACCAGATGAGTCGAAGCCTTAGTGGACCCAAAATCTAAAGGTTCGTGTGTGTACCTGTCCAGCTAGGGAGCCACAGGCGCCGGCTGCACCACTGACCACCATCGTCTGATTGGCGCCTTTGGTCACGTGGCCCTTCTCCCTGACCCCTAACAGCGCGGTGAGTCCCGTCATACCAACTGCTCCCAAAAAGTAGGAAAGATGGCCGTCAACCATCTGTGAATCAACCTGTAAAAGGTATGGGATCCTCATGAACAGTGTCTTGTACAAATGAATTTTATGGGTAGACTGACGCCATGTAGTGTCTAATTTTGAAGAGGAACAAACcgatgatttttttgttttttgcaaataaaaaaataataaaaattagcTTGTATTTATAGACAGGTTTGACAAGAGcaaaaatcaaaccttttcACCGTTACAGCAACAAACTAAAATGCGATATTCCCCCCCTGGTTAAACACGGTCAGACAGCATCGTGATTTGAGTATGCTTTACTTCAGTGGTGACAGAGATGCTGCATAGTTGATAGATAAATGGAGCTACATAGAGGGTAATGCTGGGGAGAAAAAACCCTGCTAGAAAATGCAAACGACTTGAGATTGGGGcagattttcattaaatataaaaccagagctaaaatgatctaaaaattTGTCACGCTTtagaacggcctagtcaaagttcagatgtAAAATCTGTCGCAAGACTTGAGAATATCTATTCACAGACACTTTTCCACCCAGCCCACAACTTCAGTCTATGCATGAAGCTGGTAGACATTCCCAGAAGTCTACAAAGATTAACTCAAGTTGGCTTATAGCAAATTAGCATCTTTCAGATTCTTTTActtgttttgtcatttctttttttggcgTTATTCGCATCCCTCTTCACAATTACATTTTGCATTGTGTAGGTCTATCACAGATAACCCTTAGTTAATGGCTTCTGAAAGGTACTGTAACATACAGCTTTTTGCACACGCAACCCAAGATGGAGTCAAATCTTCATAACAAAATCAAATAACACcagctgaaaaaacaacttgtgaATAATATGCCATACCTTTTGAAGGCCACCTCCCACCATAACTGCATGGGTCTGCCACGGCCAGTTGAATGAAGTGACGACGTCTCCCTCGGTGAGAGCGCTGCAGCGGCTGCTTTCAACCACGCCAACACCGCCACCGTCCACGCATTCGGACAGCTTCCATGGAGCCAGGTAATCGGCACCGGTGTCTTCATTCATTCTGCAGCGCTGAAAGAAACACTCATCCGATAAATACTGACCAGTGGCTAAAGGTTATTAATAATGCTCATTTATTCTTTGCTTCGTTACCATGTAAGGGTCGACTGAGAGGTAAAGCGTCCGAACAAGGACTTGTCCATCTTCCAGGTCAGATGTTAAATTTTTCTGTTCCAGGCGGAAATTGTTAGGACTTGGCTCCCCGTTGTTACCTGCACGTGCAAATGCAAAGctccagtaaaaataaaactaataaaaaagtTTGCAACATGCATGCAAAACTCCTAATAAGCTCGCTGGTTCTGAAATAACGTACCTGGTCGAGAGGTAAGAACGACTCGCTGCACTTGCATGTTTGTTGCAGCGTTTGCTCGGGTGACCTGACCTGGCAACCCATGAGAAAAGCCAAAGACAGGTCACGGTGTAAGAAAGGGTGTTTGTAGgtgcacattttaaaagaacatctaaaaaaaaaaatagctgctcGTGCAAAAAATTCTTACAAATCTTTGTTGCACTTACAGGTATGAGTCGATGATTGTTCGAAGGCTAGCAAAACAGTGAGGAAACAATGCGCATTCCGTCACAGTCAGCCGGAGGATGACCCGGGTAGAAATGAATACGGAGCAGAGTGCGGAAGGGGACTTTTCCTTTTAGGTTGGAAGTATTATCATATCCGGATCGTACGTCAGCGTGGCAGCCATATTGTGATTGGCATGCTGggactggggaaaaaaactggtgCAAGTCCATTTATGGTGTATTACTGGCTACATTAAGACTATACCTGCCTACAGCAATGTCACTAGCAGTGTTCAGATGCTGTAATAGTTCGAATatccttaaaaatgttttactacaAGCAACAACTGAAATAAGACTTACTAACCACATGCTAACACTATGTAGTTACTAAAATACTGTTAGTATATACTTACTACTTAAATTCCACAAGGCGTGATATACGATTTACAGTCTTTCATCCCTTATTGTTAAATTCATCAACATTTGAAAGACAAGATTTACGGTTTTCACATCGCTTTTTAGTAATAATTGTTGACAAAAGAGaagactttaaattttttttaaatgtcttagcTAAAACTAAAATTCCAAAATCGTTTAGTGGTTTAGTATAATTTCTAGAGGCAAATAAAACTAGTTTATTAAACTATTTTGGAAGCAGATTTCACATAGTTATTCTGCCTTATTCAGAACTGCAGATATTGCAGATTTTTGTCTtggtaaacaaaattattgatACAAAAACTTATTGTGTTTATAATTACTCCTAATTATTTGACTGTAAACTTTAGTGTTtctttaattataaaaattaagtttttaagcgcgcttgtattattttctaaggCGAAGGTGCCACTCATAAAATGGCGCACACACCGTGCTACGTTTCCATGGGAAGATGGGGCCAACACAGTCTGTATGAGCGAAATCTACCCCAGCAGTTGCACTTCAGTACGTTATCAACTGATTATAAATGATGACATACAAAGGTCTTGAAATTATATCCTGGTAAGCCTGATGTTTAACCCAATTCTGTAGATTTGTTTCCTCTGTTCATTGTTCAAGACGATACTTTTACCTGAGTATATCCACACAACTCAATAATAGTCTCATAGGGTAAGCTCCGCCTGCTGGGCCTGGTTCGCAAACCTTTGCAAAAGACTCGCCGGTTGAGAAATGATGCGCACCAGCTGCTGGGAAAGTGTAGTTGAGAACAAACCAAAGATGATTCCCTGCTCCCAGCTTCCGTTTTCGTTAACCTTCTCATTTGTAGACCTTCCGTCCGAGATTTAAtatggatgattttttttttttaaaagagtaaCAACTAATACCACTAAATACctatctttaaaaatatctagATCTATATGGGATGGCAAAATTTAATTCACGTTTATGTTAAAGTGCGACATTATTTGACAGAAGCGGCTTACTATCTTGTTACTAGTACGCCTTGACGCGCCGTTGAGCCGTTAAGGAAACCGTGAAGCAAATAGAAACGGTATGCGCCCTCGTAATGAGGTTATCTGGTTGGGTTTCATCAGCTCTGCAGCTTCTGAACAGATAAAGACGTTGATTTAATTACACGTTTTCTTGCTATCGGgatactttaaataaataaaaaaaagttctaaacGCGCATGCCGTCCCGCGTTGAGGGCTAGCAAAAAGCTAAATTGGGTCAGTGTGGGGCTGGGATGTGACGCCTTGTGGAAGAATCTGCAGGAAGGCAACCTCAGAAACGGCGAGATGAAGGCTTGAATGCCATGGAGGATCAGAGGATAAAGTAAGTAAGCCTTACTGAAAGGCAGTCTGGGTGCATGGCAGCAAGTGGCAGATGTGGTTTTATATGAATCATATGCTGGTTTTGTTGGGTGTTATCCGACAAACTGATCTGAAATCCCCTCTGACAGACTGACACAACTCAAAATGCCCCCCAGATTCCCAGGAGTGGCATTCATGCTTTCAACAGCTGGAGTCTGagtaaataacttttaagcaaaTTAAACTGTTGCACCTGCTGAGTACAAGAGCAAGAAATATTACAGCCCATTAACAAGTCATTTGACTTCTCATTTCTTGATTAAAGGTTTCTAAATGTCAGtcagaaaaggaaagagaatATTCTCTGTAGCTGTTTTcccagttttaatttttcacagtAACAGAAAGCCACAGAagtcaaatatgtttgtttttcctaagACATTTATCTAAACAAACTTAGTAAATagctatattttaaaatgatcaaattgcTCCATCCCTTCAATGCAGCAGTGTCATTAGATGTAGTCTGttcataaatgcatttattttcagttgcatctgcaattattattattaaatctttgcttgttttgcttttttttttttgtggtttgtgttttttttttttgagagtcACAAATTAGACCGGCACATTGCTATCttgcacatttctgttttgtgcttTGTCATTTCCACTGTTACTGTGTCAgcagtgtttattttatcttttttaataagTGTTATGGCTCCCCACC
Proteins encoded in this window:
- the ptgr2 gene encoding prostaglandin reductase 2, giving the protein MQVQRVVLTSRPGNNGEPSPNNFRLEQKNLTSDLEDGQVLVRTLYLSVDPYMRCRMNEDTGADYLAPWKLSECVDGGGVGVVESSRCSALTEGDVVTSFNWPWQTHAVMVGGGLQKVDSQMVDGHLSYFLGAVGMTGLTALLGVREKGHVTKGANQTMVVSGAAGACGSLAGQIGRLDGCAKVVGICGSDEKCKALVEDLGFSAAINYRCGDVSARLKETCPAGVDVYFDNVGGAVSDAIIEQMNEGGHVILCGQISQYNKDVPYPPPLSDKTQEILQRRNIARERFMVLSYMSKAEAALFELSQLVKSAQIKVLETVVNGIENMGVAFCSMMKGGNIGKQIVKISD